The sequence ATGTTGGCGCGGTCGATGCGCGGGCGGAGCTTCCTGAGGAAGCGCTCGTTGTCCTCATCGGTGACCCGTAACACGCGCTCCACAAAAGCCTGGCGCTGCGCGAGCCCCATCGCGCGCACGTCCACCTCCTCGTGCGTGTGCCGGCGCCTCCGGCCGCGGTCGCTGGCGTTGCCGCCGTCGGAAGCGTCCGCCGGCCGCACGAGGCCCGTGCGCAGGCGCTCGAAGGACGGTAGTCGCTCCATCATGACCCACTGCAGCGCCTCCTCATTGTCCACCTCATCGGCGCCGCTGAGGCAccgcgacgacgcgcccgagaagTATGGGGGTGGCGTCGGGGCTCGCCATGCCGTGCAGGCCTCAGCTCAGCGTCTACATGCTTGTTGCGCCACCTCCGGGCCTCCGGGGTGGCCGTGCTCCCGGGCCTGACGGAGCTGGAGCTGGCGCCCGCGAGGCCGAGATGGGGTTCGCGTTCCCGCCCAACCTCCGCGACGTCCTCGCCGCGGGCCTGTCGTCGAGGCTCGGGTTCCCGGACGGGCTGCGGTCCGCCTTCGACTTGCCCATCACGGCGGCGTCGCTGCAGATCGCGCAGGGCGCGCTATGGCCGCGCTGCTGGGGCGCGCGCCCCGCGACCCAGATCCGCGCGCTGCGGCTCCCTCTCCCACGCATCGTGATCGCCCCCGAGGCGGAGACCCCTGCTTTGACGGCGCTAAGGCCCTCCTGCTCATCCTTGCCACCACCTAGACATCACGCCTAAGCACCTCGGTAGCCGCCACACGTGCCTCGCCCTGCCACGGCGCTGCAGCCAGAGCCAGGCGCTCCTGCACAGAATTTAGGGGATGGAGGCCACTGGTGCAAGTGCCACTCACCACCACCAAGATGGACGCTGAGGACATGGAGGATGTACAAGCCCCCACGGCCGTCCAGGTTGTCAAACCAGTTGATTCCTTCAGTAGTAAGGGACGTTGAAGACACCCAGATCATACTAGCGACAGAAAAAATAATTACGAATGAAGCAAGGTTCTTGTGTCAATTCTCTTGAAGCAAGGTTCTTATGTCAATTCTCTATGTACCTTAGCAGCATTACAAACTAACAACTCATAACAATGTTTGTGTTATGAAATATGGAAGTGAGCTTACTGTACAAATTGTGCAGCGGTGAACTCTGGTGCCAATTCGTACATTTGCTATGGATGTGCTTCAATTGCTAACAATATTTGTTATTTCAGTAAACCAGAAATACTTCAAGATGTGCCCAAGGAAACAAAAAAGGTATAAAATAAGCTGTGAAAGGATTGTGTTATTACATTCCTTGAATACAGGCATTGGCAAGTTAGATCTTACATGTAAATAATACCAAAACTATTGATTCTGAATGGACATATTGTTTTTATTACCCATGGTAGCTTCTTGGCTGATTTATTATTTACAAAGGATCATCATGTGTTGATCTCACTACTAAAGATAATCGAGattctcatgcaaaagcttcGTATTGTATACCTTGGCTTCTTTATCAAGGAAGGTGTCGTCAATGCAGTTGAGGCGCTTCTTAATCAAGAGGACTATTCAAAATCCACCCATATGCCTGATAACATGCAACAACTAGAGACTCAAAACTGTCATAAGAAATAAGACTACATGTTTCTGCTATGCATTTGATGCCTATAGATCTGAAGCTGCCGAAAAAGGACTTGTAGGATTGGGAATGACAGTATTTTTTACTTTTGCCAGGCATGTGAAGGCAACCTATGAAATGGGGTTAACTGATATTTGTAGAAATTTAAAAGGCTATGAATTGCAGTTCTGGCCATTTTTTGGCTATGGTGAAAAGATTTTAGTCGTTTTCTCATATGTCTTTCTCAAGAATGGGCCAAGGTTGCGGTGACTTGCTCTTGACACTTTTAGTAAGGAAGCTGCATAATGCTCTTACTTCTCTTAACAATTTTCCAGTTATAATGAGCCACCACTTCAAGCTAAGGAGCAGTATTGCTCATATCCCTACAAGGCACTCAACAATTACTCCATGTATGCGAGTAAGATTCAAGAAATACGAAGAT is a genomic window of Zea mays cultivar B73 chromosome 5, Zm-B73-REFERENCE-NAM-5.0, whole genome shotgun sequence containing:
- the LOC100383783 gene encoding uncharacterized protein LOC100383783 is translated as MWSVFLLPSLTPTRPSNDSATSSETFASVGRARVPTWHSACTLTPRNLTSTVGIWMLARSMRGRSFLRKRSLSSSVTRNTRSTKAWRCASPIARTSTSSCVCRRLRPRSLALPPSEASAGRTRPVRRRSKDGSRSIMTHCSASSLSTSSAPLRHRDDAPEKYGGGVGARHAVQASAQRLHACCATSGPPGWPCSRA